The following proteins are co-located in the Castanea sativa cultivar Marrone di Chiusa Pesio chromosome 8, ASM4071231v1 genome:
- the LOC142605913 gene encoding uncharacterized protein LOC142605913 yields the protein MDPLKYLFEKFSLSGRLSRWLILLVKFDLKYVARKTIKRSVVSDFCAENPIKGEDGGWKAASYSVLKAMHVARLLENNIICRFGVSQEIISNNGSHFEGEVRRVMEDYGIEHHKFSSYRPQANGVVEATNKNVKNILAKMVVTYKDWAKKLPFSLWGYRTFIRALTRATPNFLVYGNEAVLTIKVEIQSLNVLVETKVLEEDWARARYEQLALIDEKRARAQYHTQWYQRMIARAFNKKVKPRNLKEGDLVLKVLRDETFDPRGKMKPKWSGPFIVKKIMPGVATRITNLDGEEMLHPINMDRLWKYYI from the exons ATGGACCCATTGAAGTATCTCTTTGAGAAATTCTCTTTGAGTGGAAGATTGTCAAGATGGTTGATCTTGTTGGTAAAATTCGATTTGAAGTATGTGGCTAGGAAAACTATCAAACGGAGCGTCGTGTCAGATTTTTGTGCTGAGAATCCTATAAAGGGGGAAGATG GTGGGTGGAAAGCAGCCTCCTACTCCGTATTAAAGGCTATGCATGTGGCTCGGCTCTTAGAAAACAACATCATATGTCGGTTTGGGGTGTCCCAAGAGATCATTTCTAATAATGGTTCCCACTTTGAGGGTGAAGTTCGAAGGGTCATGGAAGATTATGGCATTGAGCATCACAAGTTCTCATCGTATCGACCACAAGCTAATGGGGTTGTAGAAGCAACTAATAAGAATGTGAAGAATATCCTAGCTAAGATGGTAGTGACGTACAAAGATTGGGCCAAGAAGCTTCCATTTTCTTTATGGGGTTATAGAACTTTTATCCGTGCATTGACTAGGGCAACACCTAACTTTTTGGTTTATGGTAATGAGGCGGTGCTTACTATTAAGGTGGAGATACAATCTTTGAACGTATTGGTAGAAACCAAGGTCCTAGAAGAGGATTGGGCTAGGGCGAGATATGAACAATTGGCTTTGATAGATGAAAAAAGAGCTAGGGCACAGTATCATACACAATGGTACCAAAGAATGATTGCTAGAGCATTCAACAAGAAAGTAAAACCGAGAAACCTTAAAGAAGGAGACTTGGTCCTAAAGGTGCTTAGAGATGAGACTTTTGATCCAAGAGGAAAGATGAAACCAAAGTGGTCTGGGCCTTTTATTGTTAAGAAGATCATGCCTGGGGTTGCTACAAGGATCACAAATTTAGATGGGGAAGAGATGCTTCACCCAATTAATATGGATAGACTCTGGAAATActacatttaa